GGCCGCGCTGGTGCTGTTCTACTCCGGCTGCGCCTTTGCCTATTTCGTCGTGATGCCCGCCGCCTTCAAATTCCTGAACGCGGTGACGCCCGACGGGGTGGCGATGATGACCGACATCACGCACTACCTCGATTTCGTGATGCTGATGTTCTTCGCCTTCGGCCTGTGCTTCGAGGTGCCGGTGGCGGTGGTGATCCTGGCGGCCATCGGCGTGGTCGATGCCGAAAAGCTCAGCAAGGGGCGCGGCTACGCCATCGTCGGTGCGTTCGCCATTTCGGCCTTCATCACGCCGCCCGACCTGCTGTCGATGGTGATGCTGGCGGTGCCCATGTGCCTGCTCTACGAGCTGGGCGTGCTTTCGGTACGATTCCTGCTGAAATCCCCCGAACAACGGGAGTAGGCGCCATGGCCGCGACCCTCGGCTGGCTGGCGGTAAAGGGTAAGGACGAGACGGCGGTGTTCGCCGAGCTGGATCTCGCCCGGAACGGCGAGACCTCCCCGCGCGCGAAGCGCGGTTTTTGCCTGACCCTGCCGTCGGGCTGGTTCGTGGTGGTGGCGCGCTCGGGATCGCCGCTTCTCGTGGAAGATGCCGTGCTGCCCTTGTCCAGGGGATGCACGGTGGTGAGCGTGCAATACGACGCCACGGCCTACAGCGTGGCCACCTGCTACGAGAACGGCGCGGTGCGCTGGCACGTGGAGCACGCCGCCCAGGCCGACGACGAGATCCGCGTGCTGGTCACCAGCGGCAGCCTGCCGCCGGGCTTCGACGTGCTGCACGCCCGCTTCGAATCCGAGCAGGACCTCGCCGACGACGACGGACGCGACGTCGATTGCTTCGTCGCC
This window of the Luteibacter aegosomatis genome carries:
- the tatC gene encoding twin-arginine translocase subunit TatC — translated: MTAREPDPSAEDGLEAGLFSHLIELRARLMRAIVVLLLVLLALVPVANHLYAELAKPLVDRMPQGAHLIATEVASPFVTPLKLAFFVALFISMPMILYQLWAFVSPGLYKHEKRLAKPLLVAALVLFYSGCAFAYFVVMPAAFKFLNAVTPDGVAMMTDITHYLDFVMLMFFAFGLCFEVPVAVVILAAIGVVDAEKLSKGRGYAIVGAFAISAFITPPDLLSMVMLAVPMCLLYELGVLSVRFLLKSPEQRE